Proteins co-encoded in one Acanthopagrus latus isolate v.2019 chromosome 10, fAcaLat1.1, whole genome shotgun sequence genomic window:
- the rpgrip1 gene encoding protein fantom isoform X4: MMSLVVDETAGDLPVRDVGLMRGGLMPTAPDTVRDVKPWKKHHVMKTKVDPQRLFRFPREHLEDLCLRLQEENSVLRQHTRTQEQRLRRMSTRLMRLRQARPGSSGVKDRDMEDTIQELEARVAMLESQKGALQNKLSLAKQHIMDLGGRTTYKFSKGKSMEVEGGVRRAAQTAPPRYGSTFEDTRAEMERFRSSVTEQVRVTELELTAQALRDTLRDKEKEIEGTVREIRKQHADRLRINIRENVDLIRLQKQLSEKSTALRVTRERFNNLQEVYENQLEESQRSLKESQGALLEKVEELTEQLKQERQRALTLEGQLNTSTLSLQTLDKLQERISDLEGERDLIKENYDTLLERTLSVQSSNDAPVEKHRGVDQKREKHGENISRTDIQRLEERLLAEREERGRLELEKEKLRREREMFEEQREREREFSGMSREQQEHLEREVLQYKEQVSYLQDRLDSVTKEFDMSVEDLSDTLLQIKAFRMQQESRAALLFLQADGKVEDSPRELVNIQASHAEAVLELQKTRNLLQLEHRISTDLQGELTTLNQKMDREREEVRRRMAEKDKLLSKRALQINTLQAQLKELAYSPRNYKRTIPIQYTWPSVDHDVVEPTEDDLTFSQLRAGESLLEIHLKAATFTPAGLRTMGSLRPGADRGGDIVTFCTYSLLDFEMHSTPLASSGQPNYSFTSRYALTARDLGRLGGQGSRVRVELHQAVGGVQFVTHGSGQMSLMGAMERRGERVGGRVNITGSEGEIVGVLDFWVRLYHPAEPVDTLVERGADRRTDTHRSPVQVSLGWQDTGHEELHDYGGGIPNELVVMLERCVGLNARWPGILPDAYLTYRLYDLPPHVSQTAQCTADPVFNDTTSYPLAVTADVLHYLRSSSLWVYVYDDSDDQIPPAYLAKTPIPLRGLATGREIRGDYVLRDPAGGPRGMVRVMLKWKYPFQPSVDTVLERQERAMESTEQEERRREEAGASQRPTAKPRMKMQPLESRETKTVQKETKTRPQQPPVKQKSLQNLRPERPTSVTTRKSSERKRSPKRSPNLYQHTPHLTPEPRLTTPSHLPTRKSSERTTSRQSFTTLSRKSSASDARIQDIPSVDQVSMDEEEEEDEKIAAADSEAPESSESSSSQSDIIIIPPKRKMRKGNKLRVEILSLTFEPSSDVASDQSVQCVYVEYRLLGVPMETTETPMSLRKPREGEEIHYNFTRVIYVDGSHSVPLRQYLYTMLEGSDPNQGRLKFTVVSEPMDDDEECVDVGHAFLDLQELLLTGNDVIEQQIDIVSVDEDKEVIGHLKVSLEAAKALTGIYQEFHQKSETKKEDETSEEEEEEKEEELEEEKKKDPVQMIDYDDDDSDFY; this comes from the exons ATGATGTCGCTGGTGGTGGATGAGACAGCAGGGGATCTCCCAGTCAGAGATGTGGGGCTGATGAGAGGGGGACTGATGCCAACTGCCCCAG ATACAGTACGCGATGTGAAGCCATGGAAGAAACATCATGTCATGAAGACAAAAG TAGATCCTCAGCGCCTGTTTCGGTTTCCCAGAGAGCACCTGGAGGACCTGTGTCTCCGACTGCAAGAGGAAAACAGTGTGCTGAGACAACACACCCGTACACAGGAGCAGAGGCTACGCAG GATGTCCACCAGACTGATGCGTCTCCGTCAGGCCCGTCCTGGGTCCAGCGGTGTGAAGGACAGGGACATGGAGGACACCATACAGGAGCTGGAAGCCCGTGTGGCCATGCTGGAGAGTCAGAAAGGGGCGCTACAGAACAAACTCAGCCTGGCCAAGCAGCACATTATGGACCTCGGGGGGCGGACGACTTACAAGTTCAGTAAAg GTAAGAGtatggaggtggagggtggagtCAGAAGGGCAGCCCAGACTGCCCCACCTCGCTACGGCTCTACGTTTGAAGACACCAGGGCCGAGATGGAGAGATT CAGGTCCAGTGTGACGGAGCAGGTGAGGGTTACGGAGCTGGAGCTGACCGCCCAGGCGCTCAGAGACACgctgagagacaaagagaaagagatcgAGGGAACAGTGAGAGAGATCAGGAAGCAACACGCTGACCGACTCAG GATAAATATCAGAGAGAACGTTGATCTGATCCGTCTGCAGAAGCAGCTTTCAGAAAAGAGCACTGCCCTGAGAGTCACTCGAGAGAGATTCAACAACCTGCAAGAG GTATATGAAAATCAGCTGGAAGAG AGTCAGAGGTCGCTGAAGGAAAGCCAGGGAGCTCTGCTGGAGAAAGTGGAGGagctgacagagcagctgaagcaagagagacagagagcccTGACGCTGGAGGGGCAACTTAACACCTCTACGCTGTCTCTACAGACCCTGGACAAG ctgcaggagaggatATCAGacctggagggagagagggatcTGATTAAAGAAAACTATGACACTCTACTGGAGAG AACTTTATCTGTGCAAAGCAGCAATGATGCCCCcgtggaaaaacacagaggagtggaccagaagagagagaaacatggtgaaaacatcagcaggaCAGACATCCAGAGACTGGAGGAGAGGCTTctagcagagagggaggagagaggcaggctggagctggagaaggagaaactgagacgagagagggagatgttCGAGGAGCAGAGGGAGCGAGAAAGAG AGTTTTCTGGGATGTCAAGAGAACAACAAGAGCATCTGGAACGGGAGGTTCTCCAGTACAAAGAGCAGGTTTCCTATCTGCAGGACAGACTGGACTCTGTCACCAAG GAGTTTGACATGAGTGTAGAGGATCTTAGTGATACTCTTCTTCAGATCAAG GCATTTCGGATGCAGCAGGAGAGCAGGGCAGCACTGCTTTTCCTCCAGGCTGATGGGAAGGTGGAGGACTCACCACGCGAGCTGGTGAACATCCAAGCGTCGCATGCTGAGGCCGTGCTGGAGTTACAGAAAACCAGAAACCTTCTACAGCTGGAGCACCGCATCAGTACAGAcctgcag GGAGAGTTGACCACCCTCAACCAgaagatggacagagagagggaagaggtcaggaggaggatggcagaaaaagacaaacttttATCAAAAAGAGCTCTTCAGATCAACACTTTACAAG CTCAGCTGAAAGAGTTAGCATACAGCCCAAGGAACTACAAGCGGACCATACCAATACAGTACACGTGGCCTTCTGTAGACCACGATGTGGTAGAGCCCACTGAAGATGACTTGACATTCTCTCAGCTTAGGGCTGGGGAGTCACTGCTGGAGATCCACCTCAAG GCGGCCACCTTCACCCCAGCAGGGCTCCGCACCATGGGCAGCCTCCGTCCAGGGGCGGACAGGGGTGGGGACATTGTGACCTTCTGTACCTACAGCCTCTTGGACTTCGAGATGCACTCCACTCCTCTGGCCTCAAGTGGCCAACCCAACTACAGCTTCACGTCCCGCTATGCACTAACAGCCCGGGATCTGGGCAGGCTGGGAGGTCAGGGGTCAAGGGTCAGAGTTGAGCTCCACCAGGCAGTTGGAGGGGTGCAGTTTGTGACACATGGAAGCGGGCAGATGTCCCTCATGGGTGCCATGGAAAGGAGAGGGGAGCGCGTGGGTGGACGCGTGAATATCACCG GCTCTGAGGGTGAAATTGTTGGCGTTTTGGATTTTTGGGTGCGCCTGTATCATCCTGCAGAGCCTGTCGACACTTTGGTagagagaggagctgacagGCGAACGGACACACACAGGAGTCCTGTGCAGGTCTCTCTTGGCTGGCAAGATACTGGACATGAG GAGTTACATGACTATGGTGGCGGCATCCCCAATGAGTTGGTGGTTATGTTGGAACGTTGCGTGGGCCTTAACGCTCGCTGGCCTGGAATTCTTCCTGATGCCTACCTGACATACAGGCTCTACGACCTGCCGCCTCACGTCTCTCAAACAGCCCAGTGCACTGCTGACCCAGTGTTCAATGACACCACCAGCTACCCACTGGCagtgacagctgatgtgttgCACTACCTGAG GTCCAGCAGCTTGTGGGTGTATGTGTATGATGACAGTGATGACCAGATACCACCAGCTTATCTTGCCAAGACCCCCATCCCACTGCGAGGGCTGGCTACAGGCAGGGAGATCAGAG GTGACTATGTTCTGAGGGATCCAGCTGGTGGACCTAGGGGTATGGTCAGGGTCATGTTAAAATGGAAGTACCCCTTCCAGCCATCGGTCGACACCGTGCTGGAAAGACAGGAAAGAGCAATGGAAAGCAccgagcaggaggagaggaggagagaggaggccgGAGCATCGCAGAGACCCACTGCAAAGCCTAGAATGAAg ATGCAACCGCTTGAGTCAAGAGAAACCAAAACAGTGCAGAAAGAGACCAAAACTCGT CCTCAGCAGCCACCTGTCAAACAGAAAAGCTTACAGAACCTACGACCCGAGCGACCCACCTCTGTGACCACTCGCAAGTCCTCAGAAAGGAAGAGATCCCCCAAGAGGTCACCTAACCTGTACCAGCACACACCCCATCTGACGCCTGAGCCGAGACTGACCACACCGTCTCATTTGCCAACGAGGAA ATCATCAGAGAGAACGACTTCCAGACAATCTTTCACCACGCTGTCAAGGAAAAGTTCTGCCAGTGATGCCAGGATTCAG gACATTCCCTCTGTGGATCAGGTGTCaatggatgaagaggaggaggaagatgagaaga TTGCTGCAGCAGACAGCGAAGCCCCAGAGTCTTCAGAGTCAAGCTCCTCACAAAGTGACATTATCATCATCCCTCCAAAACGAAAAATGAGAAAG GGAAACAAGCTGAGAGTGGAGATTCTGTCCCTGACGTTTGAACCGTCCTCTGACGTGGCATCGGACCagtcagtgcagtgtgtgtatgtggaatATCGGCTGCTGGGTGTCCCAATGGAGACGACAGAAACACCCATGTCCCTCCGCAAAcccagagagggggaggagattCACTACAACTTCACACGAG TGATTTATGTGGATGGTTCCCACTCAGTTCCGCTCAGACAGTATCTTTACACCATGTTGGAGGGCAGTGACCCCAACCAGGGCAG ATTGAAGTTCACAGTCGTCAGCGAGCCGATGGACGATGACGAGGAGTGCGTGGACGTTGGACATGCTTTTCTGGATCTACAGGAACTGCTCCtcacaggaaatgatgtcatTGAACAACAAATTGACA TTGTGAGTGTGGATGAAGACAAGGAGGTGATTGGACACCTGAAAGTGTCTCTGGAAGCAGCGAAAGCTCTGACTGGGATTTACCAGGAGTTTCACCAGAAAAGTGAGACCAAGAAGGAAGACGAGacaagtgaagaagaagaggaagagaaagaagaggagctagaagaagagaagaaaaaagatccaGTACAAATGAtagattatgatgatgatgacagtgactTCTATTGA
- the rpgrip1 gene encoding protein fantom isoform X1, whose amino-acid sequence MMSLVVDETAGDLPVRDVGLMRGGLMPTAPDTVRDVKPWKKHHVMKTKVDPQRLFRFPREHLEDLCLRLQEENSVLRQHTRTQEQRLRRMSTRLMRLRQARPGSSGVKDRDMEDTIQELEARVAMLESQKGALQNKLSLAKQHIMDLGGRTTYKFSKGKSMEVEGGVRRAAQTAPPRYGSTFEDTRAEMERFRSSVTEQVRVTELELTAQALRDTLRDKEKEIEGTVREIRKQHADRLRINIRENVDLIRLQKQLSEKSTALRVTRERFNNLQEVYENQLEESQRSLKESQGALLEKVEELTEQLKQERQRALTLEGQLNTSTLSLQTLDKLQERISDLEGERDLIKENYDTLLERTLSVQSSNDAPVEKHRGVDQKREKHGENISRTDIQRLEERLLAEREERGRLELEKEKLRREREMFEEQREREREFSGMSREQQEHLEREVLQYKEQVSYLQDRLDSVTKEFDMSVEDLSDTLLQIKAFRMQQESRAALLFLQADGKVEDSPRELVNIQASHAEAVLELQKTRNLLQLEHRISTDLQGELTTLNQKMDREREEVRRRMAEKDKLLSKRALQINTLQAQLKELAYSPRNYKRTIPIQYTWPSVDHDVVEPTEDDLTFSQLRAGESLLEIHLKAATFTPAGLRTMGSLRPGADRGGDIVTFCTYSLLDFEMHSTPLASSGQPNYSFTSRYALTARDLGRLGGQGSRVRVELHQAVGGVQFVTHGSGQMSLMGAMERRGERVGGRVNITGSEGEIVGVLDFWVRLYHPAEPVDTLVERGADRRTDTHRSPVQVSLGWQDTGHEELHDYGGGIPNELVVMLERCVGLNARWPGILPDAYLTYRLYDLPPHVSQTAQCTADPVFNDTTSYPLAVTADVLHYLRSSSLWVYVYDDSDDQIPPAYLAKTPIPLRGLATGREIRGDYVLRDPAGGPRGMVRVMLKWKYPFQPSVDTVLERQERAMESTEQEERRREEAGASQRPTAKPRMKMQPLESRETKTVQKETKTRPQQPPVKQKSLQNLRPERPTSVTTRKSSERKRSPKRSPNLYQHTPHLTPEPRLTTPSHLPTRKSSERTTSRQSFTTLSRKSSASDARIQDIPSVDQVSMDEEEEEDEKSESVAAADSEAPESSESSSSQSDIIIIPPKRKMRKGNKLRVEILSLTFEPSSDVASDQSVQCVYVEYRLLGVPMETTETPMSLRKPREGEEIHYNFTRVIYVDGSHSVPLRQYLYTMLEGSDPNQGRLKFTVVSEPMDDDEECVDVGHAFLDLQELLLTGNDVIEQQIDIVSVDEDKEVIGHLKVSLEAAKALTGIYQEFHQKSETKKEDETSEEEEEEKEEELEEEKKKDPVQMIDYDDDDSDFY is encoded by the exons ATGATGTCGCTGGTGGTGGATGAGACAGCAGGGGATCTCCCAGTCAGAGATGTGGGGCTGATGAGAGGGGGACTGATGCCAACTGCCCCAG ATACAGTACGCGATGTGAAGCCATGGAAGAAACATCATGTCATGAAGACAAAAG TAGATCCTCAGCGCCTGTTTCGGTTTCCCAGAGAGCACCTGGAGGACCTGTGTCTCCGACTGCAAGAGGAAAACAGTGTGCTGAGACAACACACCCGTACACAGGAGCAGAGGCTACGCAG GATGTCCACCAGACTGATGCGTCTCCGTCAGGCCCGTCCTGGGTCCAGCGGTGTGAAGGACAGGGACATGGAGGACACCATACAGGAGCTGGAAGCCCGTGTGGCCATGCTGGAGAGTCAGAAAGGGGCGCTACAGAACAAACTCAGCCTGGCCAAGCAGCACATTATGGACCTCGGGGGGCGGACGACTTACAAGTTCAGTAAAg GTAAGAGtatggaggtggagggtggagtCAGAAGGGCAGCCCAGACTGCCCCACCTCGCTACGGCTCTACGTTTGAAGACACCAGGGCCGAGATGGAGAGATT CAGGTCCAGTGTGACGGAGCAGGTGAGGGTTACGGAGCTGGAGCTGACCGCCCAGGCGCTCAGAGACACgctgagagacaaagagaaagagatcgAGGGAACAGTGAGAGAGATCAGGAAGCAACACGCTGACCGACTCAG GATAAATATCAGAGAGAACGTTGATCTGATCCGTCTGCAGAAGCAGCTTTCAGAAAAGAGCACTGCCCTGAGAGTCACTCGAGAGAGATTCAACAACCTGCAAGAG GTATATGAAAATCAGCTGGAAGAG AGTCAGAGGTCGCTGAAGGAAAGCCAGGGAGCTCTGCTGGAGAAAGTGGAGGagctgacagagcagctgaagcaagagagacagagagcccTGACGCTGGAGGGGCAACTTAACACCTCTACGCTGTCTCTACAGACCCTGGACAAG ctgcaggagaggatATCAGacctggagggagagagggatcTGATTAAAGAAAACTATGACACTCTACTGGAGAG AACTTTATCTGTGCAAAGCAGCAATGATGCCCCcgtggaaaaacacagaggagtggaccagaagagagagaaacatggtgaaaacatcagcaggaCAGACATCCAGAGACTGGAGGAGAGGCTTctagcagagagggaggagagaggcaggctggagctggagaaggagaaactgagacgagagagggagatgttCGAGGAGCAGAGGGAGCGAGAAAGAG AGTTTTCTGGGATGTCAAGAGAACAACAAGAGCATCTGGAACGGGAGGTTCTCCAGTACAAAGAGCAGGTTTCCTATCTGCAGGACAGACTGGACTCTGTCACCAAG GAGTTTGACATGAGTGTAGAGGATCTTAGTGATACTCTTCTTCAGATCAAG GCATTTCGGATGCAGCAGGAGAGCAGGGCAGCACTGCTTTTCCTCCAGGCTGATGGGAAGGTGGAGGACTCACCACGCGAGCTGGTGAACATCCAAGCGTCGCATGCTGAGGCCGTGCTGGAGTTACAGAAAACCAGAAACCTTCTACAGCTGGAGCACCGCATCAGTACAGAcctgcag GGAGAGTTGACCACCCTCAACCAgaagatggacagagagagggaagaggtcaggaggaggatggcagaaaaagacaaacttttATCAAAAAGAGCTCTTCAGATCAACACTTTACAAG CTCAGCTGAAAGAGTTAGCATACAGCCCAAGGAACTACAAGCGGACCATACCAATACAGTACACGTGGCCTTCTGTAGACCACGATGTGGTAGAGCCCACTGAAGATGACTTGACATTCTCTCAGCTTAGGGCTGGGGAGTCACTGCTGGAGATCCACCTCAAG GCGGCCACCTTCACCCCAGCAGGGCTCCGCACCATGGGCAGCCTCCGTCCAGGGGCGGACAGGGGTGGGGACATTGTGACCTTCTGTACCTACAGCCTCTTGGACTTCGAGATGCACTCCACTCCTCTGGCCTCAAGTGGCCAACCCAACTACAGCTTCACGTCCCGCTATGCACTAACAGCCCGGGATCTGGGCAGGCTGGGAGGTCAGGGGTCAAGGGTCAGAGTTGAGCTCCACCAGGCAGTTGGAGGGGTGCAGTTTGTGACACATGGAAGCGGGCAGATGTCCCTCATGGGTGCCATGGAAAGGAGAGGGGAGCGCGTGGGTGGACGCGTGAATATCACCG GCTCTGAGGGTGAAATTGTTGGCGTTTTGGATTTTTGGGTGCGCCTGTATCATCCTGCAGAGCCTGTCGACACTTTGGTagagagaggagctgacagGCGAACGGACACACACAGGAGTCCTGTGCAGGTCTCTCTTGGCTGGCAAGATACTGGACATGAG GAGTTACATGACTATGGTGGCGGCATCCCCAATGAGTTGGTGGTTATGTTGGAACGTTGCGTGGGCCTTAACGCTCGCTGGCCTGGAATTCTTCCTGATGCCTACCTGACATACAGGCTCTACGACCTGCCGCCTCACGTCTCTCAAACAGCCCAGTGCACTGCTGACCCAGTGTTCAATGACACCACCAGCTACCCACTGGCagtgacagctgatgtgttgCACTACCTGAG GTCCAGCAGCTTGTGGGTGTATGTGTATGATGACAGTGATGACCAGATACCACCAGCTTATCTTGCCAAGACCCCCATCCCACTGCGAGGGCTGGCTACAGGCAGGGAGATCAGAG GTGACTATGTTCTGAGGGATCCAGCTGGTGGACCTAGGGGTATGGTCAGGGTCATGTTAAAATGGAAGTACCCCTTCCAGCCATCGGTCGACACCGTGCTGGAAAGACAGGAAAGAGCAATGGAAAGCAccgagcaggaggagaggaggagagaggaggccgGAGCATCGCAGAGACCCACTGCAAAGCCTAGAATGAAg ATGCAACCGCTTGAGTCAAGAGAAACCAAAACAGTGCAGAAAGAGACCAAAACTCGT CCTCAGCAGCCACCTGTCAAACAGAAAAGCTTACAGAACCTACGACCCGAGCGACCCACCTCTGTGACCACTCGCAAGTCCTCAGAAAGGAAGAGATCCCCCAAGAGGTCACCTAACCTGTACCAGCACACACCCCATCTGACGCCTGAGCCGAGACTGACCACACCGTCTCATTTGCCAACGAGGAA ATCATCAGAGAGAACGACTTCCAGACAATCTTTCACCACGCTGTCAAGGAAAAGTTCTGCCAGTGATGCCAGGATTCAG gACATTCCCTCTGTGGATCAGGTGTCaatggatgaagaggaggaggaagatgagaagaGTGAGAGCG TTGCTGCAGCAGACAGCGAAGCCCCAGAGTCTTCAGAGTCAAGCTCCTCACAAAGTGACATTATCATCATCCCTCCAAAACGAAAAATGAGAAAG GGAAACAAGCTGAGAGTGGAGATTCTGTCCCTGACGTTTGAACCGTCCTCTGACGTGGCATCGGACCagtcagtgcagtgtgtgtatgtggaatATCGGCTGCTGGGTGTCCCAATGGAGACGACAGAAACACCCATGTCCCTCCGCAAAcccagagagggggaggagattCACTACAACTTCACACGAG TGATTTATGTGGATGGTTCCCACTCAGTTCCGCTCAGACAGTATCTTTACACCATGTTGGAGGGCAGTGACCCCAACCAGGGCAG ATTGAAGTTCACAGTCGTCAGCGAGCCGATGGACGATGACGAGGAGTGCGTGGACGTTGGACATGCTTTTCTGGATCTACAGGAACTGCTCCtcacaggaaatgatgtcatTGAACAACAAATTGACA TTGTGAGTGTGGATGAAGACAAGGAGGTGATTGGACACCTGAAAGTGTCTCTGGAAGCAGCGAAAGCTCTGACTGGGATTTACCAGGAGTTTCACCAGAAAAGTGAGACCAAGAAGGAAGACGAGacaagtgaagaagaagaggaagagaaagaagaggagctagaagaagagaagaaaaaagatccaGTACAAATGAtagattatgatgatgatgacagtgactTCTATTGA